A genomic window from Candidatus Thermoplasmatota archaeon includes:
- a CDS encoding CopG family transcriptional regulator: protein MTEEKDDKKYTTISIPTPLAEKIKKRIQGTGFNSLSSYVTYVLREVISGTEEEPEEAFSKEDEEKIKNRLRALGYLD, encoded by the coding sequence ATGACAGAAGAAAAAGATGATAAAAAATACACAACAATATCAATACCAACACCACTAGCAGAAAAAATAAAAAAACGGATACAAGGAACAGGATTCAACTCACTATCATCATACGTAACATACGTACTACGAGAAGTCATATCAGGCACAGAAGAAGAACCAGAAGAAGCATTCAGCAAAGAAGACGAAGAAAAAATAAAAAACAGACTAAGGGCACTAGGCTATCTAGACTGA
- the sat gene encoding sulfate adenylyltransferase: MMPKPHGGKLVDRHIKRKPSEVADLPKFEINTNLAEDIENIAKGVFSPLEGFLCKNDLENVIKEKRLENGTPWTIPILLDFDKKEIKDLKEGDQILLTNTETGVHSILDIDEIYTFDKKTLAQSVYGTQDTNHPGVANVNNMKQFLLGGKITLLESKTREFDEYNLTPKETRFLFKEKGWKEIVAFQTRNPPHIGHEYVQKTALTFVDGIFINPIIGKKKKGDFTDNVILAAYETLMKYYYLKERAVMSILRTSMKYAGPREAIHHAIMRKNFGCTHFIIGRDHAGIGNYYGPYNAHMIFQEFPDLGITPVFFKSFFRCTKCDAVVNEKICPHEEKYHINFSGKKIRELLMNGEIPPENMMRKEVSETILKFDKPFVE, translated from the coding sequence ATTATGCCAAAACCACACGGCGGAAAACTTGTAGACAGACACATAAAAAGAAAACCATCAGAAGTAGCAGATTTACCAAAATTTGAAATAAACACAAATCTAGCAGAAGATATAGAAAACATAGCCAAAGGAGTGTTCTCGCCGCTAGAAGGTTTTCTCTGCAAAAATGATCTAGAAAACGTTATAAAAGAAAAAAGACTGGAGAATGGGACTCCGTGGACTATACCGATTCTGTTGGATTTCGACAAAAAAGAAATAAAAGATCTGAAAGAAGGAGACCAAATATTACTCACAAACACAGAAACAGGTGTTCATTCTATACTAGACATCGACGAAATCTATACATTCGATAAAAAAACACTGGCACAATCAGTATATGGTACACAAGATACAAACCACCCTGGAGTCGCAAATGTAAACAACATGAAACAATTTTTACTTGGTGGAAAAATAACACTTCTTGAAAGTAAAACTAGGGAATTTGATGAATACAACCTTACACCAAAAGAAACACGTTTCCTGTTCAAAGAAAAAGGATGGAAAGAAATCGTTGCATTCCAAACAAGAAACCCGCCACACATCGGTCATGAATATGTCCAGAAAACAGCATTAACATTCGTAGATGGTATATTCATAAACCCAATTATTGGGAAGAAAAAGAAAGGAGATTTTACAGACAATGTTATACTTGCAGCATATGAAACATTAATGAAATACTATTATCTAAAAGAAAGAGCAGTCATGTCAATTCTTCGAACATCAATGAAATACGCCGGTCCACGCGAAGCAATACACCATGCAATCATGCGGAAAAACTTTGGATGCACCCATTTCATTATAGGACGAGACCATGCAGGCATAGGTAATTACTATGGCCCCTACAATGCCCATATGATATTCCAGGAATTCCCCGACTTGGGTATAACACCTGTTTTCTTTAAATCCTTCTTCAGATGTACAAAATGCGACGCAGTGGTAAACGAAAAAATATGTCCTCATGAAGAAAAATATCACATCAACTTCAGCGGAAAAAAGATAAGGGAACTACTTATGAACGGCGAAATACCACCAGAAAACATGATGCGAAAAGAGGTATCAGAGACCATTTTGAAGTTCGATAAACCATTTGTGGAATAA